In the Candidatus Cloacimonas acidaminovorans str. Evry genome, one interval contains:
- a CDS encoding tRNA nucleotidyltransferase/poly(A) polymerase family protein, whose amino-acid sequence MNLKELRLFLRELIQDSEFADKSYFAGGCVRDFILDPDATLKGDVDICVELPEGGIALAQYLQNRLQASELVIHKSFGTASLLYKNLQLEFVATRKEQYFPNNRYPKVEFGTLVDDVLRRDFTINALLMAITTGEILDLCQKGLNDLQQGIIRTVKDPNLSFTEDPLRMLRALQFAMRFNFSIEEKTFKAMRKNAPALKILSHRAIQNELQKIPESQKSKAKQLIANLGWEIILPLF is encoded by the coding sequence ATGAACTTGAAGGAATTGCGTTTATTTCTCAGAGAGCTAATTCAGGACAGTGAATTTGCTGATAAAAGTTATTTTGCCGGTGGATGCGTTAGGGACTTTATCTTAGACCCTGATGCAACCCTAAAAGGTGATGTAGATATCTGTGTGGAACTTCCTGAAGGAGGAATTGCCCTTGCCCAATATTTGCAGAACCGATTGCAGGCAAGTGAATTAGTGATTCATAAAAGTTTCGGAACTGCCTCCTTACTCTATAAAAACTTGCAACTGGAATTTGTGGCTACCCGCAAAGAACAATATTTCCCCAATAACCGCTATCCGAAAGTGGAATTTGGAACTTTAGTAGATGATGTTCTCAGAAGGGATTTTACTATCAATGCTTTGCTGATGGCTATTACAACAGGTGAAATTTTGGATTTATGCCAAAAAGGACTGAATGATTTGCAACAGGGAATTATCCGCACCGTAAAAGACCCGAACTTAAGTTTTACGGAAGACCCTTTAAGGATGCTGAGAGCCCTGCAATTTGCTATGCGCTTTAATTTTTCTATTGAAGAAAAGACCTTTAAGGCAATGCGGAAAAACGCTCCTGCCTTAAAAATTCTTTCCCATAGAGCTATTCAAAACGAACTGCAAAAAATTCCGGAAAGCCAAAAAAGCAAAGCTAAACAGCTGATTGCTAACCTTGGATGGGAAATAATATTGCCTCTATTTTGA
- a CDS encoding NAD(P)H-hydrate dehydratase has protein sequence MAYVFTPSQMKTLDENTINCFGIPASILMENAGRGCADFLIKNYPEETKGVIIILHGEGNNSGDGFVLARWLQNYGKQVILLQVQKGEMTEETRHNFKLCKALKIPTFELNKEYDNLDILENVPGVTMIIDAVFGTGFKSKLPSSLKKIFQSVDDNSALKVAIDIPSGLNGATGEGEDAFRADVTLTLHSYKMGFFLREGKIKCGKVYTIPIGIPEHYNDAFFTPAIFIDNKTFRLPERYYYANKSNYGRVFIIGGSYGLLGAAALATRAALRAGAGLVYLISREENKYFYNANPAEFLFIGIPRIEGTLTPDLKLFTTLFKTADSVVIGPGLGFDNYGTYMLEYILRTSTVPTVVDADALRIIAKDPSLQQYLKKPNILLTPHLGEFCTLTDMDMDKLVKDIPTALENYIKKTGAKVLLKSDTTIFSDGKRMFINISGNDGLATGGSGDVLAGIIGSFCGQKMELGEAAINASFIMGKTAEELAKQRYFPSILPTDIIENLFMPLKDESLSSPES, from the coding sequence ATGGCTTATGTTTTTACACCCTCACAAATGAAAACCCTGGATGAAAATACCATCAATTGTTTCGGCATCCCAGCTTCTATTCTAATGGAAAATGCCGGAAGGGGCTGTGCCGATTTTCTGATTAAGAACTATCCGGAAGAAACAAAAGGGGTTATTATTATCCTGCATGGTGAAGGAAATAACAGCGGAGATGGCTTTGTCCTTGCTCGTTGGCTCCAAAATTACGGAAAACAAGTCATTCTCTTACAAGTTCAGAAGGGAGAAATGACCGAAGAAACTCGCCACAATTTTAAACTTTGTAAAGCTCTAAAAATACCTACTTTTGAATTAAACAAGGAATATGATAACCTGGATATCTTAGAAAATGTACCAGGTGTTACAATGATTATTGATGCTGTCTTCGGAACGGGATTTAAGAGTAAATTGCCTTCATCTCTGAAAAAAATATTTCAAAGTGTTGATGATAACTCTGCTCTCAAAGTAGCTATTGATATACCTTCCGGACTAAATGGCGCAACTGGAGAAGGAGAAGATGCCTTTCGGGCAGATGTAACCTTAACCCTTCATTCTTATAAAATGGGGTTCTTTTTACGAGAAGGAAAAATTAAATGCGGAAAGGTCTATACTATCCCCATCGGAATTCCCGAGCATTATAACGATGCCTTTTTTACTCCGGCTATTTTTATTGATAATAAAACATTTCGCTTGCCCGAACGCTATTATTATGCTAACAAAAGCAACTACGGCAGGGTTTTTATAATCGGAGGAAGTTACGGTTTATTAGGTGCCGCAGCTTTGGCTACAAGAGCTGCGCTACGTGCAGGAGCCGGTTTGGTCTATTTAATCAGTCGTGAGGAAAATAAGTATTTCTATAATGCCAATCCTGCGGAATTTTTATTTATCGGTATCCCCAGAATTGAAGGAACATTAACTCCCGATCTCAAGTTATTTACTACCCTTTTTAAAACAGCCGATAGCGTTGTTATAGGTCCCGGCTTGGGATTTGATAATTATGGCACCTATATGCTGGAATATATTTTAAGAACATCTACAGTTCCTACAGTTGTAGATGCCGATGCTCTACGCATAATTGCCAAAGACCCTTCTCTGCAACAATATCTTAAAAAACCTAATATCCTGCTGACACCTCATTTGGGAGAATTCTGCACCCTGACAGATATGGATATGGATAAACTGGTTAAAGATATTCCTACCGCCTTGGAAAATTATATTAAAAAGACCGGGGCAAAAGTCCTCCTGAAAAGCGATACTACAATCTTTAGCGACGGGAAAAGAATGTTTATTAATATCAGTGGTAATGATGGACTTGCTACAGGCGGCAGCGGAGATGTTTTAGCCGGTATTATCGGTTCCTTTTGCGGACAAAAAATGGAACTGGGAGAAGCAGCTATCAATGCTTCTTTTATTATGGGTAAAACAGCTGAAGAACTTGCCAAACAACGCTATTTCCCTTCTATCCTTCCTACGGATATCATAGAAAACCTGTTTATGCCCCTAAAAGATGAAAGTTTATCTTCTCCAGAAAGTTGA
- the hemW gene encoding radical SAM family heme chaperone HemW, which produces MEQDFPSSPLGLYIHIPFCLSRCGYCSFFNVPYRNSVLNEYVDYLEKEKSLYLNKLNRPLATIYFGGGTPSLLNAEQIRHILSGLNMLPEAEITLEINPLQITPTYLQALKTTPINRLSIGLQSMNQEELNFLERHHKPEQIQEKIALCRHFGYENLSLDLIYGLPYSTLQTLQRTVEKYLELKPEHISCYLLTLDADCKLAKEKNNLPNEEIQAEQYAFLCNYLEKEGYIHYEISNFALPGYTSQHNLRYWHNDDYLALGASSAGWISPIRYQNSADLNLYYQSIEKGETFPQKEELSQQRIIQDYLMMGLRLKEGIGLDEFYNRFQVKLTELYGERILKLQQIGMLNLTEHNLELTEKALFVSNSVIGDLIL; this is translated from the coding sequence ATGGAACAGGATTTTCCGTCATCCCCGTTAGGACTGTATATCCATATTCCTTTTTGTCTTAGCCGTTGCGGATATTGCAGTTTTTTCAATGTGCCTTATCGTAACAGTGTTTTAAATGAATATGTTGACTATCTGGAAAAGGAAAAATCCCTTTACCTCAATAAATTAAACCGTCCTTTAGCCACAATTTACTTTGGCGGTGGAACTCCTTCTTTGCTAAATGCTGAGCAAATTAGGCATATTTTAAGCGGACTGAATATGCTTCCCGAGGCGGAAATTACTTTGGAAATCAATCCTTTACAAATAACCCCAACCTATCTGCAAGCACTTAAAACAACACCTATCAATCGGTTATCTATCGGACTCCAAAGTATGAATCAGGAAGAACTGAATTTTCTGGAAAGACATCATAAACCGGAACAAATTCAGGAAAAAATAGCTCTCTGCCGTCATTTTGGCTATGAAAATCTTTCCTTAGACCTGATTTACGGTTTGCCTTATAGCACTCTTCAGACCTTGCAAAGGACAGTGGAAAAATACTTGGAACTGAAACCGGAACATATTTCCTGCTACCTCTTAACTTTGGATGCGGATTGTAAACTGGCAAAAGAGAAAAATAATTTGCCCAATGAAGAAATTCAGGCAGAGCAATATGCTTTCCTTTGTAACTATTTGGAAAAAGAGGGCTATATACACTATGAAATTTCCAATTTTGCCCTTCCGGGTTATACCTCTCAACACAACTTAAGATATTGGCATAATGATGATTACTTAGCTTTAGGTGCCTCTTCTGCAGGTTGGATTTCTCCTATTCGTTATCAAAATTCTGCAGACCTGAATCTCTATTATCAAAGCATAGAAAAAGGTGAAACATTCCCACAGAAAGAAGAACTTTCCCAGCAAAGAATAATTCAGGACTATCTTATGATGGGTTTGCGTTTAAAAGAAGGTATTGGTCTGGATGAATTTTACAACCGTTTCCAAGTTAAGCTTACCGAACTATATGGAGAAAGAATATTAAAACTGCAACAGATAGGAATGTTGAATTTAACAGAGCATAATTTGGAATTAACCGAAAAAGCATTATTTGTTTCCAACAGCGTTATCGGGGATTTAATTCTATGA
- the lepB gene encoding signal peptidase I, with the protein MKEKITPKRDKTKSDNLPYTLTPPPEGKKFHKRKPGLQDWMEAILFAFVVAMIIRNYTFENFLIPSSSMEKTLLVGDYLIANKIKYFFNDPKQGEIVTFRYPKIEEGTPEHEDYKDDFIKIFPPIYINKRHSFAKHPFTAFHICYYARRNVVKRVIGMPGDIVEIKDKIVYVNGKEYTGGFENYGVAIPSPPAAPERIEYFTYPENSFDYVSMNPWYEPYRVKIEGDSSAVRKIFNRDWFGPVKVPEKSYFVMGDNRDVSEDSRYWGFLERKYITGTPWLIFFSRGIEFNKLYDEPHIRWNRIFRHPR; encoded by the coding sequence ATGAAGGAAAAAATCACTCCCAAGCGTGACAAAACAAAATCTGACAACCTGCCTTACACTTTAACTCCTCCTCCGGAGGGGAAAAAGTTTCATAAACGCAAACCCGGTTTGCAGGATTGGATGGAAGCAATTCTTTTTGCTTTTGTGGTAGCAATGATCATCCGCAATTACACTTTTGAAAATTTTCTGATCCCTTCTTCCTCAATGGAAAAAACGCTTTTAGTGGGTGATTACTTGATTGCCAACAAAATAAAGTATTTTTTTAACGATCCCAAGCAAGGTGAAATAGTCACTTTTCGCTATCCTAAAATAGAAGAAGGCACTCCTGAACACGAAGATTATAAAGATGATTTTATAAAAATCTTTCCCCCTATCTATATTAATAAAAGGCATAGTTTTGCTAAACATCCTTTCACTGCCTTTCATATCTGCTATTATGCCCGCAGAAATGTAGTGAAAAGAGTTATCGGTATGCCTGGAGACATAGTTGAAATCAAAGACAAAATTGTTTATGTAAACGGTAAAGAATACACCGGCGGTTTTGAAAATTACGGTGTTGCCATTCCCAGTCCACCTGCCGCTCCGGAACGAATTGAATATTTTACCTATCCGGAAAACAGCTTTGATTATGTTTCAATGAACCCTTGGTATGAACCCTACAGAGTAAAAATTGAAGGTGATTCTTCAGCTGTGCGGAAAATATTTAACCGTGACTGGTTTGGTCCTGTCAAAGTTCCGGAAAAGAGTTACTTTGTGATGGGTGATAATCGTGATGTTAGTGAAGATAGCCGTTATTGGGGTTTCCTGGAACGAAAATACATTACTGGAACTCCCTGGCTGATTTTCTTCAGTAGAGGTATTGAATTTAACAAACTCTATGACGAACCTCATATCCGATGGAACAGGATTTTCCGTCATCCCCGTTAG